AGCTCAAACTGTTCAAAGCCTAACAAAAAAAAATCACATATCCAAACTGAATGAGAGAGATAATGAAAGTGCATCATGTTCTTCATACATTGTAAAATCAGAGTAAGACTACGTCTTAAACCAAACAACCATATTGATGTTGTGCATATACCTGAAGTAACAACTCATATTTGGAGTTGAAAAGGAAGACACTGAATGCTCTGTGAAGTGCATGCCCCGAGTCTATCTTTTCCATGAGATGGCCTACAATTACAATAGCGTGATTAACAAACCAGAGCAATATCTGCAGAGATAGATACTTCCATTGTAGTTTATCAGTTCAGAAAGCGATAGATACTTCCATTGTAGTTTATCAGTTCAGAAAGCGATAGATACTTCCATTGTAGTTTATCAGTTCAGAAAGCGATAATATATCAAAGAGCAAACAGAAAAGCATTATTATTTTCCACATAATTAACCAAAAAAAAAAGGGTCTAATTCTGCCTGAATGAGCTCCTGCTCATCACAATTTTCTGACTGGTGGATGTGATGTGCCACTCCGAGTCTTGGCTGGAAATGCAGTCTGCTTCTTTTCTTAATGAAAAATACATTTTTCATGATCTCTAAAAAATGGAAGCCATTAATGTCTTACCGGCCGGGCTTCAAACTTTTAAAACACGTCTATAGGCATGACCGCATGAGGTTAAAATTACAGCAAAAAAAAATCTGCTGGCGGTGAGTCTCATAGTCAGGCTGCAGTATATTATCTGCTAATATTTTTTCAAATAGCATGATCCAGTGCAATGGACCTAGtaagttgacaaaattatttccatGATGCAACGATCAACAAAATAGTTCAGTTAAACTCCAGCAAAAATCATGTATGATGGCAATAGCAAGAAATTTCTGGCAGTTCAATGGATGTGGCCAAACATAGAAACGGAATAACAACCGGGCCAAGTATTCAGATAACAAATAGCCTAAGCTCCCTCAGCTTTGAAGGGCAGCGTAGATGCTATTAGCTCAGTTTAAGTTTTCGTTGTTTGATTTTGCTCTCATTTTTATTTCCCCTTTTGGCTTCTTTGTTGGTCATTCCACAATTGGTTTGCTCGTGCCCTTTTGGCATTCTTCGTATAATACACAATGTGATGTGATGCGCATTTAAGATGCGTGTTCAAGAAAAGACATGTAGCATCGGACATGTGTGCTCAAGAAAAGTCATGCTATATGGAACGCAATCAAACAAGAATGGAGGAAATGATTTAGACGTACAATTATACTTGGACTCGTGGCCGATGACGTTGTCTTGTTCATCCACCAAGATGCACCTGCACAACAAATTGAACGCTTGAGTTACAGGACTTGACAAGAGATGAAATGGTCGAACTCAGTTTTAGTTTTGCCATAGCGTAACCTAAATCTGTCAATAGGCTAACAGCATCAATCTAGATAATCACGTGAAAGAATCATTGCTTATGCTAAGCAtccaatcctcgacaaaatcaatCTTAATGGGCATAATCTCAGGGCAATCGCTTTTTGACCAGCACGCCAGACAGAGACATGAAACCGAACGACAAGTCCACGAGCAGGCCGGCACAGTTCCAGGGCAGTTGAGCAGAGAGCAAGTTGGCGGGACGAGATTTGGCACTCACTCGTCGTCGAACATGAGCCGGCGCTGGACGGCGTCCATCCCTGCGTCTGCCTCGGCGTCGGCGGTGCCTGACTTCCCCATcacgacggcggtggcggcgaaAGCGGAGCGCCCGCGGACGGCGAGCGTCGTCCTGGGGAGGAGCCCCGAGGATGAGGAGGAGACCGCGAGGCGAGACGAGGCACGGCCGAGGCCGAGCGAGGCGGAGGAGAAGAGCGCGAGGGAGCGCGCCGCCGAGGCCGCCATGGTAGAGAAGGTGCTCGCGCCGGCTGGATTTGGTGGGGTTGTTAGGGAGCGCGCAGGGCGGCTTTGGACGGGGACTGAACACAAAGAGAGAGCGGGTCCCTATTTCTTTGGTGTCATGGTGTGGCGTGGCAGACTGAACAAAAATAGCCGCCCCCGAAGCCCTGTGCTAGTCAAAAGTCAAAACACATGTTAGCGCTGCGTTGAAGGGCATGACCACGTTTTATTGTGACTTTTGACAAAATTCATTTCCGCAACATTCAGCATTACCGTAACCGGGTTGAATACCTAGAATCtgtctcatgaacttcacatggaGATATTGGCTCATGTACTACAGATTTTTCAATTCTTGCAGAAGAGCGAAGCCACAAATTCAGATGAACTTAACGAGGGACAGGAAAACATGCAGAACCATCGCATCAATTTTCAAAGCAAGCATTCTATTTCCAATCCACTAGCTCGACATAACAAATCACACAAAGGTAGCATCGAGTGAACATGCCTGCAGACCAACTCAGTACTCAATACCCAAACTACATGCCAGGATACACAAACAAGCACCAGACTATAACATGACACTACAACCAAATTAACCAAGATACCATCGCTGGGGGCAACTGGATCTACTCCTGCtcggcctcttcctcctcctcgtagtcgccaTCCTCATCAGCGGTGGCATCCTGGTACTGCTGGTATTCGGAGACAAGATCGTTCATGTTGCTCTCAGCCTCAGTGAACTCCATCTCGTCCATCCCCTCGCCAGTGTACCAATGCAAGAAAGCCTTCCTCCTGAACATGGCCGTGAACTGCTCGCTCACGCGGCGGAACATCTCCTGGATGGAGGTGGAGTTGCCGATGAAGGTGGACGCCATGGAGAGGCCACGCGGCGGGATGTCACAGACACTTGACTTGACGTTGTTCGGGATCCACTCCACGAAGTAGGAGGAGTTCTTGTTCTGCACATTGATCATCTGCTCGTCAACCTCCTTGGTGCTCATCTTGCCACGGAACATGGCCGAGGCGGTGAGGTAGCGGCCGTGGCGCGGGTCAGCAGCACACATCATGTTCTTGGAGTCCCACATTTGCTGGGTGAGCTCAGGGACAGTGAGGGAGCGATACATCTGCGACCCACGAGAGGTGAGTGGCGCAAAGCCCACCATGAAGAAGTGCAGACGCGGGAAGGGGATCAGGTTGACGGCAAGCTTGCGGAGGTCTGAGTTCAGCTGTCCTGGGAAGCGGAGGCAGCAGGTGACACCGCTCATGGTGGCACTGATCAGGTGGTTCAGGTCACCAACTGTCAACAAAAAAGCAAGATTCAATCATCAGCAAAAGTGGCTTAATAAGGAGTATTTGACAAGAAATTAACATGCTGGATGGATTTTAATCATTGCATAACTTATATTTTAGCAGGAAGTATCCCAAGAAAATGTAATAGCAGGAACTGCCTGTAATGCATGGTGCATCAAGGTACTGAAATAGATACAGTAGAAGACCCAATCTATATATCCACCAGCATTTGTCAGTTTATTAATTTAATATTTCTTCATCAGTGCTGAAGGACAGGTAGGTTTAAAGTCACTCCAACTATGTCTAACTTAGGCTATCAAACAAGACAAGCACACCAACTAACAAATGCTGTCTAAGCTGGGCAGTCAAGCGTTAAGCACAACAACTAAGAAATATCATACCCAGACTGATAACATATTCCTACCAGATTAAACTAATTCAGCTTCAATCATGGCATCAAACTAACAGCATTTTATTCTCATTTTATTTGGGAACTAAAAGCAGGCAGTTTGGTGGATATAGAGTGGTTAAGCACCACAACTAAGAAATAGCATCCCCAGAATGATAACATATTCCTAGCAGATCAAACTAGTTCAGATCCCATCATGGCATCAAACAAACACCCTTTTATTTGGACACTACAGGCAGTCGTTTGTATCACCAGAACTAAACTACTAGCAAATATTACAATTGACAAACAAGCTTCTTCAGAAGAAAAAAAAACGAGAAATCACTACCCATATGACTGGTAAGAGCTAGCATCCATCAAATCGCTCACATAATGGCCATTTACCATCCACATTACTACGAAGTCAAATACGAGCAGGTAATTAAACTTGGTATCACAGATCTGCTTACAGCTAGGGGTGGTGAGCTTGAGGGTGCGGAAGCAGATGTCGTAGAGGGCCTCGTTGTCGAGCACCATGCACTCGTCGGCGTTCTCGACCAGCTGGTGGACGGAGAGGGTGGCGTTGTAGGGCTCCACCACCGTGTCAGAGACCTTGGGCGACGGGAACACGGAGAAGGTGAGCATCATCCGGTCCGGGTACTCCTCCCTGATCTTGGAGATCAGGAGCGTGCCCATGCCGGACCCGGTGCCCCCGCCGAGCGAGTGGCAAACCTGGAAGCCTGACGAGAACACATGTACGAAATTCAGAATTGCTCGCTGGAATTTGTGGAATCTGAGAGAGTCGTGAAAGGTGAAGAGTACCTTGGAGGCAGTCGCAGTTCTCGGCCTCCTTGCGGACGACGTCGAGGACGGAGTCGATGAGCTCGGCGCCCTCGGTGTAGTGCCCCTTAGCCCAGTTGTTCCCGGCGCCGGACTGGCCGAAGACGAAGTTGTCGGGGCGGAAGATCTGGCCGTATGGGCCGGTGCGGACGGAGTCCATGGTGCCGGGTTCGAGGTCCATGAGCACGGCGCGCGGCACGAAGCGGCCGCAGGAGGCCTCGTTGTAGTAGACGTTGACGCGCTCGAGCTGCAGGTCGGAGGTGCCGACGTAGCGGCCCGTGGGGTCGATGCCGTGCTCGTCGCACACCACCTCCCAGAACTTGGACCCGATCTGGTTCCCGCACTGCCCGCCCTGGATGTGCAGGATCTCCCTCATCTTCGCCGGCGCCGAGTTCGGCTTCCTTCACTACCTGCGGAAAACGACGGGAAATGTTGGGTTCAGATCTGCGTGGAACCGCGCCATGAATCCGGACCAAAACGAAGGAATCGAAGCGAAGTAGACGCAGGTTAACCGACGGAGATCCGCCGGAGAGCAGGGGACGGTGGAAAATTGGGGAGATTCGGGTACCTGAGGAGGGGATTGGAGCGTCCGGGCGGAGAAGCGAGATGGGATTGGAgtgtgttgttgttgttcttggtgtGGCCGGAATGGGGGGCGGTTTTTTTATAGCGGCGCGTGGGGCTAGGGCACGGGATCGGACGGCCCAGGGCGCTCGCTTTCTCCGAGGAGGCGCTCGGGAAGATCGCAGCCGTCCGACGGGGAGGAGCGGCCGGCTGCTCGCGTCGGCTTCGGGTGGCCCGTTGGGGGCGCTTTTGGATTTTGAAAATTTTCGGGTGGACGGCTGCCGCTCGCTGGGGCCGGGTGGAAGGACCGATTTGCCCTCATCAGACGTCGTTGCGAAGCCAAGGATTGTGGCAGGCCCGATTTCCGAGGGCTTTTatctcttttttttcctttgagtAAAAACCGCAAGTTCAAAATAGGAGTAGGAGAGGACCTACCGTTGAGAACGAGAGCTCGTTTCCTTCTTGCTCGGATGACATTTCAACTACTGCGCTGCACTCACGGTGTTCACTGCGGATGTCACCTTCACGTGCATGCGAAGTTCCCCGATATGCATCTCCATCCACATGCTTTCGTATCACCAATGTGGCACCGAATGGACGACCACATCAGCCGGGCAGCTTCATTGCCTTTGCTTTGTTTAGAGCTAAAAATCGGTGCGCTAAAAATCATTTCGGCCGCGCTGTAAACTgagggcatgcccaatgcactgcCCTAGAGCTACTGCCTCACACCTTTAACTAGATTCGGGTGGTCCAAATtaggttcggatgaggaggcagcctcctcttcaagaagtgggatcttaagcctaaaaagcatgcttttttgagagagaaagagatacatagtgtcatatttgtggggttccttctctcttttttctggctaaagttgtagcttccattggagagataaaattgaccatgttgcttctgacaacttttttacattgagcagctagttgtgtatgccaccattgctcatgccctGATAGCGTGCTGCGCTGAAAGTTGCCCCGCCGGATGCGGTATTTTGCGGCGCGTGCTCGGGCGGTAAAAGTGGTCCTTCACCGGGCGAGCCATTATGCAGTGCGCGGCGCGAACAAGTTTGATCGTCTTTTGTTCAAAACAAATCAAACAAAATACGATAAATTAATCGGGAATTACGAAATATATTAAAAGTTTGACGGTACAGCCACATTTTATTTAAACTACCCTAAAATCTACTCCGAGTCCCAGTTGAAGTCCGACGAGTGGCTGCTCGGAGTAGTGTCGGACACCGGAGTAGTtgtccactcgaaggaggaggaggaggggatgaTCGTGGACGGCCCAGCGCcgtttttcttctcctccgccCTCCTCGCCCTCAtcaccgccttctccgccctctccGTCTTCCTCGCCGCCAACTCCGCCCGGCGCTTCATGCGGtcagtcttcttcttcttcgccgccgccttcTGCTCCTTCTTCTGCGCGTAGAACGCCTCCATCGCGGCGACATCCTCCGGGAACTGCCACGCCCACTCGAGGCGGAGGCGCTCGTCCTTGATGAGGCCTAAGGGCTAGGGAGTGCCCAGATCTCACGAATTTGATCAAGTGTGTGGATGGGAAAGGTGGGAAAGGGGAAGAACACACACAAAACTCAAATcaaaacacacacaacccaacacaaacaaactttactcccttggtaggttagaccaagccaatagaatcACTTCTTGGaaagacccttgggtagaatccaAGAAGGGAGAGATTGGTGATGAAGATCcaaactagaacttggatgaaagaggggggagccttgaatcatccatgaagagtaggaaatcctcaagagtgccttgatacaaagaacatagttctagggagacaaagctcaagtagTTTAAGCTTCAAATCTTGTCTAAACCCTAATTGAGGTGGGGATGAGATacatataggtccagattcgtccaaggggtaaaaggggcattacaacaaagtttacttgaccatagatgataaatagaggGCTAAGATTGACTTGGATTAGttctggtcggggtccacccggtcATACCGGCCATGGGACCCGATATGACCGGCTCCAGCTCCTGGTCTCGTTGCGGCCTTCGCAGCATGGCCCGGTCATACCGGCCTGGCCCGGTCATACTGGCTGGACCTCCTGGTCTCTGGTTTCGGCGCTGTGGAGCCTCAGGCTGAGGGCCGTTATGACCGGCcatgggggccggtctgaccggcaggtcttcctccacttgctcttctTCTCTTCTCTCCACTCCTCCTTCCTTGACCTTAGCTTCTTCTCCCATGAGCAATgggacttcctcctcctcgtatccttgatgaaccatgtacctaatgacacatggagcgttggcatgaggtagcattccattcgggGATGTGTCTAGGTCAAGCGTAGAGAGGAGTGAGTTCACACTGTCATGTGTAGTTTTCACTCGGGAGtcctcggtccacttgggggataaGTTGGCCATGATGTAGTGTCGTCCTTGAGCGGGGCTGCATCAGTCCTGCTCCTCGATGTGGAGCCGCTGCTCGAGCTCGCCGTTGCTGCTCGCGTGTGACAGCCGACGATGGCGGCGCGAGCATCTCCGCCTGCTCCCGCGTCCACACATCGTAGAAATTCATCTGGCGGCAGGAGCGGCCGAGGCGCTAGGCGACGGCGGAGCGGATCTCGGCGTCGAAGGTGGAGCAGCGGCGCGGAGGCATGGTGTTGTCAGAGACGGAGTGGCGGCGCGGGCGCGACGCGGGAGGCAGAGCGGCGATagggggaggcggaggcggagcgaCACGCGGGCAACTGAAGTTTCCGGACGGTTGGGTACGCGCCCGCGTGGCATTTTATAGCGCGCGCGCCAGCCGAAGCGGCAAGTTCCCGCGTGGGATAGCGCAAAAGCGCGGGCGCGGTAAACTTTTTAGCGCATGCCTCTTTTTCGCGCGTCCGCTGGAGGTTTGCGCGGGCGTCCGCGCGCGCCAAACTGGCGTTTTTTTGCGCGCGCGTCTTTTACCgcacctgttggagatgctcttagagcatctctagtagaGCCCGAAAAAGTTGAAACCGAAAACATGGTATTCAGTCTCCTGA
This Lolium perenne isolate Kyuss_39 chromosome 1, Kyuss_2.0, whole genome shotgun sequence DNA region includes the following protein-coding sequences:
- the LOC127313825 gene encoding tubulin beta-1 chain, which produces MREILHIQGGQCGNQIGSKFWEVVCDEHGIDPTGRYVGTSDLQLERVNVYYNEASCGRFVPRAVLMDLEPGTMDSVRTGPYGQIFRPDNFVFGQSGAGNNWAKGHYTEGAELIDSVLDVVRKEAENCDCLQGFQVCHSLGGGTGSGMGTLLISKIREEYPDRMMLTFSVFPSPKVSDTVVEPYNATLSVHQLVENADECMVLDNEALYDICFRTLKLTTPSFGDLNHLISATMSGVTCCLRFPGQLNSDLRKLAVNLIPFPRLHFFMVGFAPLTSRGSQMYRSLTVPELTQQMWDSKNMMCAADPRHGRYLTASAMFRGKMSTKEVDEQMINVQNKNSSYFVEWIPNNVKSSVCDIPPRGLSMASTFIGNSTSIQEMFRRVSEQFTAMFRRKAFLHWYTGEGMDEMEFTEAESNMNDLVSEYQQYQDATADEDGDYEEEEEAEQE